In Cynocephalus volans isolate mCynVol1 chromosome 3, mCynVol1.pri, whole genome shotgun sequence, one DNA window encodes the following:
- the GSC gene encoding homeobox protein goosecoid — translation MPASMFSIDNILAARPRCKDSVLPVAPSAAAPVVFPALHGDSLYGGGGPSSDYGAFYPRPVAPSGAGLPAAVGGSRLGYNNYFYGQLHVQAAPVGPACCGAVAPLGAQQCSCVPTPPAYEGPGSVLVSPVPHQMLPYMNVGTLSRTELQLLNQLHCRRKRRHRTIFTDEQLEALENLFQETKYPDVGTREQLARKVHLREEKVEVWFKNRRAKWRRQKRSSSEESENAEKWNKTTSKASPEKREEEGKSDLDSDS, via the exons ATGCCCGCCAGCATGTTCAGCATCGACAACATCCTGGCCGCCCGGCCGCGCTGCAAGGACTCGGTGCTGCCGGTGGCGCCCAGCGCCGCGGCTCCGGTCGTCTTCCCGGCCCTGCACGGGGACTCGCTCTACGGCGGCGGCGGCCCCTCCTCGGATTATGGCGCCTTCTACCCGCGCCCCGTGGCCCCCAGCGGTGCGGGCCTCCCGGCCGCGGTCGGCGGCTCCCGCCTCGGCTACAACAACTACTTCTACGGGCAGCTGCACGTGCAGGCGGCGCCCGTGGGCCCGGCCTGCTGCGGGGCCGTGGCGCCGCTGGGCGCCCAGCAGTGCTCCTGCGTCCCGACGCCCCCAG CCTACGAGGGCCCCGGCTCGGTGCTGGTGTCCCCGGTGCCGCACCAGATGCTGCCCTACATGAATGTGGGCACACTGTCACGCACCGAGCTGCAGCTCCTCAACCAGCTGCACTGCCGGCGAAAGCGGCGGCACCGCACCATTTTCACCGATGAGCAGCTCGAAGCGCTGGAGAACCTCTTCCAGGAGACCAAGTACCCGGACGTGGGCACGCGCGAGCAGCTGGCCCGGAAAGTGCATCTCCGCGAGGAGAAAGTGGAG GTCTGGTTTAAGAACCGCCGTGCCAAGTGGAGGCGGCAGAAGCGGTCCTCCTCGGAGGAGTCGGAAAACGCCGAGAAGTGGAACAAGACGACGTCGAAAGCGTCGCCcgagaagagggaagaggaagggaaaagcGATTTGGACTCGGACAGCTGA